One window of the Sulfurimonas crateris genome contains the following:
- a CDS encoding Sec-independent protein translocase subunit TatA/TatB has product MGMPGGQELLIILAIVVLLFGAKKIPELAKGLGKGIKNFKAEMKNDDEEEIKTASTDAPKKVESSEESTSKEAPKTTTQA; this is encoded by the coding sequence ATGGGAATGCCTGGCGGACAAGAACTATTAATAATCTTAGCAATCGTTGTATTACTCTTTGGTGCAAAGAAGATACCTGAGTTGGCAAAAGGCCTTGGAAAAGGAATAAAAAACTTTAAAGCTGAAATGAAGAATGATGATGAGGAAGAGATAAAAACCGCATCAACAGATGCTCCTAAAAAAGTAGAGTCTAGTGAAGAGAGTACTTCAAAAGAGGCTCCAAAAACTACTACACAAGCGTAA
- the argS gene encoding arginine--tRNA ligase, producing the protein MKQRVSALLREKFGREVVLEKPRDRSFGHFATPIAFAMAKELKQSPMKIAEELASSFDEGDFFSSVDSVKGYLNFRLSENFLSEYAAWALENPSEFAKDEKNEKILLEFVSANPTGPLHIGHARGAVYGDTLYRLAKHLGYDITAEYYVNDAGNQIDLLGLSIQLYGRENILNESVEYPESYYRGDYLAPLAKKAVEKFGIEILSDESRQKELALWAKDGVMEIIKNDLADTNIFFDTFVYESSLYDDWDRVMAKMGDGIYEKEGKLFIASSQKGDDSDRVVVREDGRPTYLAGDIVYHNQKFERGYDHYINIWGADHHGYIARVKAAVEFLGYESTKLEVGLSQMVSLLKDGEPYKMSKRAGNVILMSDIVEEIGADALRFIFASKKSDTALEFDLSEFKKQDSSNPIFYIQYAHARIKTILSKSNFGEDEIMAASLKNLGENADALLFDALLLPEIIEDAFNSRQVQKLPEYLKSLAASLHKFYYDCRIIGTEDEAKLLKLLMVVGLSLRTGLSLMGITAKDYMTKEED; encoded by the coding sequence TTGAAACAACGAGTATCGGCGCTTTTGCGCGAAAAGTTTGGTCGTGAAGTTGTTTTAGAGAAGCCGCGTGACCGATCTTTCGGTCACTTCGCTACCCCTATTGCTTTTGCCATGGCAAAGGAGCTTAAGCAGTCTCCTATGAAAATTGCCGAGGAGTTAGCTTCCTCATTTGATGAAGGCGATTTTTTTAGCAGTGTTGACTCCGTAAAAGGGTATCTCAACTTTCGTCTAAGTGAGAACTTTCTAAGCGAGTATGCCGCTTGGGCACTTGAGAATCCAAGCGAGTTCGCAAAAGATGAAAAAAATGAGAAGATCCTTTTGGAGTTTGTAAGTGCAAATCCTACAGGACCTCTTCATATAGGCCATGCAAGAGGCGCAGTTTACGGAGATACTCTTTATAGACTTGCAAAGCATCTAGGCTATGACATAACGGCTGAGTACTATGTAAATGATGCGGGAAATCAGATAGACCTGCTTGGTCTCTCCATCCAGCTTTACGGTCGTGAGAACATACTTAACGAGAGTGTCGAGTACCCTGAGAGCTACTACAGAGGCGACTATCTTGCTCCTTTGGCAAAAAAAGCGGTAGAGAAGTTCGGTATAGAGATATTAAGTGACGAATCACGTCAAAAAGAGCTTGCCCTCTGGGCTAAAGACGGTGTTATGGAGATCATAAAAAATGATCTTGCAGACACTAATATCTTCTTTGACACATTTGTTTATGAGTCATCACTTTATGACGACTGGGACAGAGTCATGGCAAAGATGGGCGATGGCATATATGAAAAAGAGGGCAAACTCTTTATAGCATCTTCTCAAAAAGGCGACGACTCGGACAGAGTCGTTGTTCGTGAAGATGGCCGTCCAACATATCTTGCAGGCGATATAGTTTATCATAACCAAAAGTTCGAGCGCGGCTATGATCACTATATAAATATCTGGGGAGCCGATCACCACGGCTATATTGCCAGAGTAAAAGCTGCAGTCGAGTTTCTGGGGTATGAGAGCACTAAGCTTGAAGTAGGGCTCTCTCAGATGGTTAGTCTTTTAAAGGACGGCGAACCATACAAGATGAGCAAGCGTGCAGGTAATGTAATACTTATGAGCGATATTGTCGAAGAGATAGGTGCGGATGCACTTAGATTTATCTTTGCTTCAAAAAAGAGTGACACCGCTTTGGAGTTTGACCTCTCAGAGTTTAAAAAGCAGGACAGCTCAAACCCTATTTTTTATATCCAATATGCTCACGCAAGGATAAAGACCATTCTCTCAAAAAGTAATTTTGGCGAAGATGAGATCATGGCGGCAAGCTTGAAGAATTTGGGTGAAAATGCAGATGCTCTTCTCTTTGATGCGCTGCTTCTGCCTGAGATAATAGAGGATGCTTTTAATTCAAGACAGGTTCAAAAACTCCCAGAGTATCTGAAGTCACTTGCGGCATCACTTCATAAGTTCTACTACGATTGCAGGATCATAGGAACAGAGGATGAGGCAAAACTTCTAAAGCTGTTGATGGTCGTAGGGCTCTCGCTCCGCACAGGACTCTCTTTGATGGGGATAACTGCAAAGGACTACATGACAAAAGAGGAAGATTAA
- a CDS encoding L,D-transpeptidase family protein, whose protein sequence is MVLVVGDEYNSSKAELYTFEDSVMVFDPIKVNVGKNGFGFGLGKIELFQKEEEPTKFEGDQKAPIGIFSLDAIFGYEKDLKFKMPYIHAKKGVICVDDSDSEFYNKIIKEPKIKPKSFEEMRRDDGQYELGIVVGHNKKQLKKRGSCIFMHVQKAQDAPTAGCTSMTLEEIKKIASWLDESKSPILIQITRSQLEEVLKLYGSLKF, encoded by the coding sequence ATGGTTTTAGTGGTTGGTGATGAGTACAATTCTAGCAAAGCAGAGCTCTACACTTTTGAAGATTCAGTCATGGTTTTTGACCCAATAAAAGTCAATGTAGGAAAGAATGGATTTGGCTTTGGGCTAGGTAAGATCGAGCTTTTTCAAAAGGAGGAAGAGCCGACTAAATTTGAGGGGGATCAAAAGGCGCCCATAGGCATATTCAGCCTTGATGCGATATTTGGCTATGAGAAGGATCTGAAATTCAAGATGCCATATATTCACGCAAAAAAAGGAGTTATCTGCGTTGATGATTCAGATTCTGAGTTTTATAACAAAATAATTAAAGAGCCAAAGATAAAACCAAAAAGCTTTGAAGAGATGCGAAGAGACGACGGACAGTATGAACTTGGAATTGTAGTAGGACACAACAAAAAGCAGCTCAAAAAAAGAGGCTCTTGCATCTTTATGCACGTTCAAAAAGCACAAGATGCACCAACGGCAGGATGTACATCTATGACTCTTGAAGAGATAAAGAAGATAGCCTCTTGGCTTGATGAGAGTAAAAGTCCGATCCTGATACAGATCACAAGATCTCAGCTGGAGGAAGTATTAAAGCTCTATGGGAGCCTTAAATTTTAA
- a CDS encoding GNAT family N-acetyltransferase, which translates to MSINIRKATSDDAPFLAQMILQSTRADKKIGIYDLIFKTKNDKDVLDYLEKLTNTNSRSSCHYSNFLIAEIDGKSVGSLCSYEPRIATREVFLEALSEIGVDGEESEYLGLMEICSFPINTRTLIFDYMEELEGFMDVGILKALMHKSLLTARLKGYRIAQTIVEIGSLETLLYYKKLGFKEVKQKECDPYKEIFGRAGLILLSIEF; encoded by the coding sequence ATGAGTATAAATATAAGAAAAGCCACTAGTGACGATGCGCCGTTCTTGGCACAAATGATATTACAGAGTACTAGAGCTGATAAAAAAATCGGGATATATGATCTGATTTTTAAAACTAAAAATGATAAAGATGTATTAGATTACTTAGAAAAATTAACGAATACAAATTCAAGATCTAGCTGTCACTACTCTAATTTTTTGATTGCCGAGATAGACGGTAAAAGCGTAGGTTCTCTTTGTAGTTATGAACCTAGGATCGCGACAAGAGAGGTTTTTTTAGAGGCTCTTAGCGAGATCGGAGTTGACGGTGAAGAGAGCGAGTATCTGGGGCTTATGGAGATCTGCTCATTTCCTATAAATACAAGAACGCTTATTTTTGATTATATGGAGGAGTTAGAGGGCTTTATGGATGTTGGTATCTTAAAAGCGCTTATGCACAAAAGTCTTCTAACTGCAAGACTTAAAGGTTACCGTATAGCTCAGACCATAGTTGAGATCGGCTCACTGGAGACTCTTCTATATTACAAAAAACTCGGCTTTAAAGAGGTCAAGCAAAAAGAGTGCGACCCTTATAAAGAGATATTTGGCAGAGCAGGTTTGATCCTACTCTCTATAGAGTTTTGA
- a CDS encoding Na+/H+ antiporter NhaC family protein has protein sequence MLSLFGGVLLGVFVLNDFSFLTSLKSLFSLFGSLLSEPWILKTLAFAILVGSIMALIEKSGGIEGFVDYMLHKTKIVKSGRSALMLSYVVGVIIFVESSITALISGAVGKPLCDKYKISSAKLAFVCDSTSAPISSLIVLNGWGALLLGLIATQISLGIIEADAVSLLIDSILYNFYSMAALVVTFLAIWFNIDLGDMKKAKHIPKETQSLQSGGASMYYMLLPIILMVISVFIFLYLTGDGDILKGSGSSSIFYTMLTTFIFTLFYFVGTKNMNFSTWAKTAVLGAKKLIPIALILLFAFAIGEVTTSLKTGHYLASLASENLSIYLLAGVIFLISSVISFSTGTSWGTFSIMIPVAVPMAVAMDANIALCIGAVISGGIFGDHCSPISDTTIISSMASDCEVIEHVRTQMPYALISGTIAFVLFVLFSLL, from the coding sequence ATGCTCTCTCTATTTGGGGGAGTGCTGCTTGGTGTTTTTGTTTTAAACGACTTCTCATTTTTAACTTCTTTAAAGAGTCTCTTCTCTCTTTTTGGCTCACTTTTAAGTGAGCCTTGGATACTCAAAACTTTGGCTTTTGCGATCTTGGTCGGAAGCATTATGGCTTTGATCGAAAAATCGGGCGGGATTGAAGGTTTTGTGGATTATATGCTGCACAAGACAAAGATCGTAAAATCTGGGCGCTCTGCTTTGATGCTCAGTTACGTGGTCGGCGTTATTATATTTGTGGAGTCATCCATTACGGCTCTGATTTCGGGAGCTGTGGGAAAACCGCTTTGCGACAAGTATAAGATATCAAGCGCAAAACTTGCTTTTGTCTGCGATTCGACATCGGCACCCATAAGCTCTCTCATTGTTCTCAATGGCTGGGGAGCGCTTCTTCTTGGGCTTATCGCTACGCAGATATCTTTAGGCATTATAGAGGCGGATGCCGTCTCCCTTCTTATCGACTCTATTTTATATAACTTTTACTCGATGGCCGCGCTTGTGGTTACCTTTTTAGCGATATGGTTTAATATAGATCTAGGAGATATGAAAAAAGCCAAGCATATACCAAAAGAGACGCAGAGTCTGCAAAGCGGCGGTGCAAGTATGTATTATATGCTTCTGCCTATTATATTGATGGTTATTTCGGTCTTTATTTTTCTTTATCTTACCGGTGATGGAGATATTTTAAAAGGGAGCGGTTCGAGCTCTATCTTTTACACAATGCTTACTACTTTTATATTTACTCTCTTTTACTTTGTCGGCACTAAGAACATGAACTTTTCAACATGGGCCAAAACTGCAGTTTTGGGGGCAAAAAAACTAATACCCATTGCACTGATACTGCTTTTTGCATTTGCTATAGGGGAGGTTACCACCAGCCTTAAAACAGGTCACTATCTGGCATCTTTAGCAAGTGAAAATTTAAGCATCTACCTGTTGGCGGGAGTGATATTTCTTATAAGTTCCGTTATCTCATTTTCAACTGGAACAAGCTGGGGAACTTTTAGCATAATGATACCCGTCGCAGTTCCTATGGCAGTTGCAATGGACGCAAATATCGCTCTGTGTATCGGAGCGGTTATTTCGGGAGGAATTTTCGGGGATCACTGCTCGCCAATCTCGGATACTACGATCATATCTTCGATGGCAAGTGATTGTGAAGTGATAGAGCACGTGCGAACTCAGATGCCTTACGCACTGATAAGCGGGACGATAGCGTTCGTGCTTTTTGTGCTCTTTAGCCTGCTCTAA
- a CDS encoding 3'-5' exonuclease: MAKKYIILDTETTGTGELDRVIQLGFMVLGEKKIEVQNEFFTTDVPINYAAMEVHGITPDMLEGKSPCKESASYKRLQELNTDENYIIIHNAKFDIDMLAKEGFKTQMKVIDTLRVAKHIFPDEEAHRLQYFRYKMGLYLDEQKEADELGITIKAHDAIGDVLVLKLFLSKLKEAVLAQFPTENPVEKMVDLTLTPILIKSFNFGKYKGKTLAEVAASDAAYLRWMLGGMDNLDDDMRYSINTALGV; the protein is encoded by the coding sequence TTGGCAAAAAAATATATTATATTAGATACTGAGACAACGGGAACGGGTGAGCTAGACAGAGTGATTCAGCTAGGCTTCATGGTTTTAGGCGAGAAAAAGATAGAGGTTCAAAACGAGTTTTTCACAACTGATGTTCCTATAAATTACGCCGCTATGGAAGTTCACGGCATCACTCCAGATATGCTCGAGGGCAAGAGCCCATGCAAAGAGAGCGCATCATATAAAAGACTTCAAGAACTAAACACAGATGAAAACTATATCATCATCCACAACGCAAAATTTGACATAGATATGCTTGCAAAAGAGGGTTTTAAAACCCAGATGAAAGTTATCGACACGCTAAGGGTGGCTAAACATATATTTCCGGATGAAGAGGCACACAGACTTCAATATTTTCGTTATAAAATGGGTCTCTACCTAGATGAGCAAAAAGAGGCGGATGAACTCGGCATAACCATAAAAGCTCACGATGCGATAGGTGACGTACTTGTTCTAAAACTATTTTTAAGCAAACTCAAAGAGGCTGTTTTAGCGCAGTTTCCGACAGAAAATCCGGTTGAGAAGATGGTTGATCTGACTCTAACCCCAATCCTTATAAAATCATTTAATTTCGGAAAGTACAAAGGCAAAACTCTCGCAGAGGTTGCCGCAAGTGACGCTGCTTATCTTAGATGGATGCTCGGCGGCATGGATAATCTTGATGACGATATGCGCTACTCGATAAATACTGCTCTAGGAGTTTAG
- a CDS encoding N-acetylmuramoyl-L-alanine amidase translates to MTRILLSLIFISLSLAALQIKQTSIAFGEKRVELSKEYIKEHYNLEVKDIKIVPKIIVIHHTAIDDFADSLSRFTSETLPTDRPDITSGGALNVSAHFMVERDGTIHQLMPLDFMARHVIGLNYNSIGIENVGGANSADNLTKEQLRANVFLVKELKKRFDTIEYVIGHYEYRCFEDTPLWLEVDDGYRTFKDDPSVRFMDELRANIDNFKGAPCKGIDD, encoded by the coding sequence ATGACACGTATCTTACTATCTCTTATATTCATCTCCCTATCTCTGGCGGCATTGCAGATAAAACAAACGTCTATCGCATTTGGCGAAAAAAGAGTGGAACTTAGCAAAGAGTATATAAAAGAGCACTACAATTTAGAGGTAAAAGATATAAAAATCGTTCCAAAAATTATAGTGATTCATCATACGGCGATAGATGATTTTGCAGATTCACTCTCCCGTTTTACGTCCGAGACTCTTCCAACTGACAGACCGGACATTACAAGCGGCGGAGCGCTCAATGTCTCCGCTCACTTTATGGTTGAGCGTGACGGAACCATCCATCAGCTAATGCCGCTTGATTTTATGGCGCGTCATGTCATAGGGCTGAACTACAACTCCATCGGCATAGAGAACGTCGGCGGAGCAAACTCTGCTGACAACCTCACAAAAGAGCAGCTTCGGGCAAATGTTTTCCTTGTAAAAGAGCTCAAAAAACGCTTTGATACCATAGAATATGTCATAGGGCACTATGAGTATAGATGCTTTGAAGATACTCCGCTCTGGCTTGAAGTAGATGACGGCTACAGAACATTTAAAGATGACCCTTCAGTGCGCTTTATGGATGAGCTAAGAGCAAATATAGATAACTTTAAAGGCGCGCCTTGCAAGGGCATAGATGATTAG
- a CDS encoding DUF819 domain-containing protein gives MISSPLLYLFSLALLAAVIALVEKKRASKFFRFVPSFVLIYLFSMSLASLGVFEKNEAIDAVYSNTKQNLLPAMLFLMLLQVDIRDFFKLGKPLLVAYLLALFSLSLGFIFISFIFDFNAETASAFGALSGSWMGGVANMVAVGSALGVSQEAFGYALIVDSVNYTVWIMFLLFLTPFAYRFNTFTASHEQMAKLSEIGCACTIGAKRYWLLILLSIVVAFAVNIIASSGIVLLNYTTTTVVLATILGLLGSFTRLKEFGGSSEVATSMLYMLIALIGSKAVFENFSGVGILVFAGFCILLIHALVMVIGAKIFKLDLFSIAIASLSNIGGVASASILAATYNKALVGVGVLMAVMGYLVGTFGGLAVGNILVWMAK, from the coding sequence ATGATTAGTTCGCCTCTTCTCTACCTCTTTTCTTTAGCACTTCTTGCCGCAGTTATAGCGCTTGTTGAGAAAAAGAGAGCTTCAAAGTTCTTTAGGTTCGTTCCCTCTTTTGTTCTGATATATCTCTTTAGTATGTCGCTGGCTTCTCTTGGGGTGTTTGAGAAAAATGAAGCGATAGATGCGGTATATAGCAATACAAAGCAGAACCTCCTCCCCGCTATGCTTTTTTTGATGCTTCTGCAGGTGGATATAAGAGACTTTTTTAAACTAGGAAAACCGCTTCTTGTGGCGTATCTATTGGCTCTTTTTTCGCTCTCTTTGGGTTTTATATTTATCTCTTTTATTTTTGATTTTAACGCAGAGACGGCGTCGGCTTTTGGAGCACTGAGCGGGAGCTGGATGGGCGGAGTGGCAAATATGGTAGCGGTTGGTTCGGCTCTTGGCGTCTCACAAGAGGCATTTGGTTACGCGCTTATAGTAGATAGTGTGAACTACACCGTCTGGATAATGTTTCTGCTATTTTTGACCCCTTTTGCATATAGATTTAACACATTTACCGCGTCGCATGAACAGATGGCAAAATTGAGTGAAATAGGGTGTGCATGCACCATCGGAGCAAAGAGATACTGGCTTTTGATACTTTTGTCTATCGTCGTCGCATTCGCTGTAAATATTATCGCCTCAAGCGGAATTGTGCTTCTAAACTACACTACGACAACGGTTGTTCTTGCGACTATACTTGGGCTTTTAGGTTCATTTACAAGACTAAAAGAGTTTGGCGGCTCTAGCGAAGTAGCAACCTCCATGCTCTACATGTTAATAGCGCTAATAGGCTCAAAAGCAGTGTTTGAAAACTTTAGCGGCGTAGGCATTTTAGTCTTTGCAGGGTTTTGTATCCTGCTCATTCATGCCCTTGTAATGGTTATAGGAGCAAAGATATTCAAGCTTGATTTATTTAGCATAGCCATAGCCTCACTCTCAAACATAGGCGGAGTAGCTTCGGCTTCAATACTAGCGGCAACCTACAACAAAGCACTTGTGGGCGTAGGTGTGCTTATGGCAGTAATGGGCTATCTTGTCGGAACATTCGGCGGTCTGGCTGTGGGGAATATTTTGGTTTGGATGGCGAAATGA
- a CDS encoding type II toxin-antitoxin system Phd/YefM family antitoxin, whose product MVSYATNELISSSDFAKKFGSYLGQIREHAVEKLAILKNNKVEAVLISKDEYEKMAEALKFVEANEIIKSIQAGLEDVKSGRVQPIEKLWSELDN is encoded by the coding sequence GTGGTATCATATGCAACAAACGAACTTATATCGTCATCTGATTTTGCTAAAAAATTTGGTTCATATCTTGGGCAGATTAGAGAGCATGCGGTAGAAAAATTGGCGATTTTAAAAAACAACAAAGTCGAAGCGGTGCTTATCTCTAAAGATGAGTATGAAAAAATGGCAGAAGCTTTGAAGTTTGTAGAAGCCAACGAAATAATAAAATCGATTCAAGCAGGACTTGAAGATGTAAAATCAGGCAGAGTTCAACCAATAGAAAAACTTTGGAGTGAACTTGATAATTGA
- a CDS encoding type II toxin-antitoxin system RelE/ParE family toxin, producing the protein MIIEYSDNFLKEAKPLSKKFKLLKSDLRTAVDEIESSKDFGVHLGFNLFKKRVKNSSIPTGKSGGFRIIICQQLEEKIVLISIFSKTDKENLSDDELSMALKKFLEQ; encoded by the coding sequence TTGATAATTGAGTATAGCGACAACTTTTTAAAAGAGGCAAAACCATTATCAAAAAAATTTAAACTCTTAAAGTCAGATTTGAGGACTGCTGTCGATGAGATAGAGTCTTCAAAAGATTTTGGAGTTCATCTAGGATTTAACCTTTTTAAAAAAAGAGTCAAAAACTCATCTATCCCGACAGGCAAGAGCGGCGGTTTTAGAATCATCATCTGCCAACAGCTTGAAGAGAAGATAGTTTTAATATCTATTTTTTCTAAAACCGATAAAGAAAATTTGAGTGATGATGAACTCTCTATGGCATTAAAGAAATTTTTGGAACAATAG